From the genome of Acidaminococcus sp.:
ACCAGTTCATCGTCTTCAATCCATTTTGCATAGAAATCAGAACGCGTCGGGAGCAGCAAAAAGCCACAGTCTACTGTGCCGTTTTCAATCCAGGTCTCGATTTCATCATAATCTCCCAGCTGCAGTTCATAACGGACCTGCGGATAATCACGCTGGAACGTACGAATGATATTGGGCATCCACTCTTCAGCGGCACTGGCAAAAAGGCCTACACGGATGGTTCCTGCGGTAAGCCCCGACAATTCACTTACCTGCTCATTGAGGTTTTCATAGGAAGCAAGCAGCGACCGTATAGCCGGCAGCAGCGCTTTTCCGTCAGAAGTAAGAGAGACACCGTTTTTGCCGCGGTCAAAGAGAATGATGTCCCATTCTTTTTCGAGGTCGGCAATCATTTTGCTTACTGATGATTGGGAGTATGAGAGCTCCAGGGCTGCTTTTGTAATATTTCCCGTTTCCACGGTTTTAAGAAACGCATGATATTTTTGCAGGGCACGATCCATTTTATCCTCCAAACATTCAAAATCACGATGGATATCATCTGAAACATTCTCTTTTATGATTATAAAACTCGCTTTACAATGAAGCAAGATAGAACATCAAAGGGGATGCATGAAATGAATCCGATTCTTGAGGGACCGCTCTTTAAAAATATTTTTCTGTTTGCCATGCCTATTGCTGCTTCCAGTATTTTGCAGCAGCTTTTTAATTCGGCGGATACGGCAGTCGTTGGCCGCTTTGCCGACATGGAAGCACTCGCGGCGGTTGGTATCAACGCGGAAGTTGTTGCTTTGCTGGTGAGTTTATCAGCAGGTCTTGCAGTCGGCTGTAATGTCCTCCTTGCCTGGGCTATCGGACGCAGGGAGACAGGGAGAATCCGCGGCGTCATGCACAGCGGCCTTGTACTTGCGGTGCTCGCTGGTATTTTTCTGATGGGTCTCAGCCTCGTGGCAGGCGAACCACTGCTGAGACTCATGGAGACGCCGGAAGAAATTCTTGATGAAGCTCTTTTATATCTGCGCATCTATGCGTGATATGCTCCCCTTAAGACGGAGAAAAAAATTATGTCAATGTTTTAAGGAGGCATGTCATGGTAAAGAGCAATAATAAATTCATCTCTCCTGAGATTAAACTTAACGCTGTCAAAGATATCCTTGAACACAGATCCAACACCTACCAAGTGGCTAAAAAGCTTGGTATCCGGCGGCAGAACGTTTCTGTTTGGGTAATGAATTACAAGAACGAGGGTGCAGAAGCCTTTTCCCCGAAAAAGGGAAAGAAAACCTATCCCCTTTCCCTTATGGAAAATGCCGTTAAGGATTATCTGAATGGTAAAGGCAGCTACATTCAAATCTGTAAGAAATACAAGATCCGTTCCCCCAGGGTTCTTGCAGACTGGGTTAAGCATTATAATATTCATGGAGAATTAGATTCTTACGCTTATCAAGAGAGATGTGATAAATCCATGAAAGGTAAGGCAAGTACCCTTGAAGAACGCTGCAAAATCGTCAAGGAATGTCTGGAATCCAACCGTGATTACCGTTCTGTAGCCGAAAAATACGGTTATTCCTATCGTCAGGTCTACAACTGGGTTAAACGCTACGAAAAGGACGGGAATTCAGGACTGGCCAACCATCAGGGTAGACCCAAGAAGAAGCCGATGGATCCTTCCCACAAGGAAACAAAAGATGAGGAACTGGTGCGCCTGAGACAAAAAGTCAAGGATCTCGAATTGGAGATTTTGCTTCTAAAAAAACTGGACGAGTTGACGAAAAGGAATCGCTTTCGTTGACTCGTAATCGTAAGCAGTATGAAGCGATTCAAGAGGTTTGCGAGGAAAATGGGGCTTCCGTGCAAAAGTGTTGTGCTATCCTGCACGTTTCCCCCTCTGCCTACTATAGCTGGCGCAAGACGCCCCTTAGCCTGAATGAGCTCATAAACAAGGGGATCTGCTGCCATATTCTCAGGCTTCATATTAAATATCCTGAAGCGGGATACCGCATGATGGCTGATAAATTAAGGGAAGAATGCAACATCGATATCTCTGATAAACGGTGTTACCGTCTTTTTCGTAAGCTGCATATTCATTCCCAGATTAAATGGAGACCAAAAGGCTGCACCCATAGCCGTGTAGGCAAGAACAGTCCACGCAAAGCAGAGAACGTACTGAACAGGAAATTCCATGCAGACATGCCTGACCAGAAGTGGGTGACAGATGTATCCGAATTCCGGCTTAACATTCCAGGCCCTGTCAGTGGAACTTATATTGTTAAACATCTCTATTTAAGCGCGATTTTAGATCTATATGACCATAGAATTGTATCCTATGCGATGAGTGACCGTAATGATACACCTCTTGTTATGGAGACTTTCAGGAAAGCCTTCAAACAGAATCCCAATGCACATCCATTGGTCCATACAGACCAGGGTTTTCAATATACAAGCAATGAATATCTGGAAATGGCAGAACAGTACAACTTAACAAGAAGTATGTCCAGAACCGGCAGATGCCTTGATAATGCCCCAATGGAAGGGTTCTGGGGAATGTTAAAGCGGGAAAGAATCTATATGCATACATACTACAGTATCGAAGAACTGGAGTGGGATATCCGGGATTACATTCTATATTACAATACAAAGAGAACTCAACGTAAACTGATGAGAATGTCCCCGATGGCGTTCCACAATTTCTATGCCAGTGCTGTTTAAGAATATGTAAGAAATGATACATTTTTAAGCAGGATTTTGAAATGTTTTAGTCTCCGCTTGACGGGGAGCACACCAGCGGCAGGACTGCCTTTCCTCCTGCTTTATGATTTTGGCTCTGCCATTGAACGGGCACGTGGGAATAGCAAGAGACCGCTTTACGCGCTGATAGCTTCAGGTGTACTTAATGTACTGCTTAATTTACTGCTCGTAATCGTTTTTCATCTCGGGGTAGCCGGTGTGGCAATCGCAACGGATATCTCAACGGCAGCAAGCGCATGTGTGACGCTATACTGGCTTAGCCGGGAGAAGGGAGAATTCCGCTTTTCATTACGTTATCTTTGTTTTCAAAAAGATGCCGTACTGGGCATTCTGCGCATCGGGATTCCTGCGGGAGTACAAAGCGGTGTATTCTGTTTTGCCAATCTTTTTGTGCAGTGGGCTATCAACCGCTTTGGCGCTGCTGCGGTCGCGGGCGTTACCGTTTCACTGAATTTTGAATATCTGACTTACTATATGATTATGGCCTTTGCCCAGACGGCTACTACGTTTACGAGCCAGAATGCGGCAGCAGGCGAGCAGAAACGGTGCCGGAATATTCTCTGGATCTGCCTACTGCAGGGGTTTATCCTCAGTGCGCTCATTAGTACGCCTACATCTCTTAAGTACCGCTATTTTGCAGGGATTTATTCCGATGATCCTGCCGTCATAGAAATGGCTGGTGTAAGGATGCGGTTACTTCTTTTCCTGACTCCGATTTCTACTTTCTATGAGGTACCGGCCGGCTTCCTTCGCGGTCACGGACTTTCAGTACTTCCGGCAATCGAAACCATCACGGGCATCTGCATTCTTCGAATTTGCTGGATTTTATTTGTACTGCCTTCCTACCAGACTTTATTCATGCTTTTTATAGTGTTTCCCATTTCCTGGATTGTAACGACAATCATGATGTGGGGGAGCATGGGGTATCTGCATCACTCACTGAAATATCGGCCTGCAGGTCAGACAAGAGTCGAAGCAGCAAAGCTGTGATGCTGTGGAAGTACATAGTTTGATGAAAAACGGAAAGAAGCTGTTGAAAAAATAAAAGCGCTTTTGGCATTTGGCCTATAGCCTATAGCATATAGCCGGAAGTGGTTGGTGATGAAAGAACAGCGGTTAGTTTCTGTAGTGCGGGCATTTTTATTGGCGGATTCTTGACGGCAATTTTGGTTCCACGAGCGGCCGGCGACCTGTGTAAAAGAGGCTGTGAAATAATGCGTGCGCATTATTTCACAGCCTCTTACTTAGTTTATGGTGTTGTTTAAGAATTTGTCATCACAAACTGGTTCCTACGGTTACTTTCAGCTTTTTCTTAAGTACTGTCATAGGAAGCAGGCTTGCTAAGATGCCGACAACTACCGCGCCCGCAAGAAGTGCAATGGCAAGCGGCGGCAGGGAAATCGGCAGCGTCACAGCAGTACTGGCTGCAAGGAAATGAGCCAGAATGGCATACACAGCAAGGCCGAGGCAGGTGCCGAGCACGGTGCCGCCGGCAATGAGGAAGGTGTTCTGCCAGAGCCAGATGGCCGCAATCTGTTTTTCTCTTGCTCCGAGGGCCCGCAGTACCGCGTATTCACCGAGCCTTGTCAAGGTGGAAAGATAGGATGTGATGACGACAATCAAGATGGACAGCGCCATCAGGAAACTACCGACAGGCCGCCACATTTTTTCACCTCTGCCCATGAGATTAAAGAACTGGACAATAGTCTGAGCAGGGAAAACAAGCATGGCGTCTTTACGGGACTGGTATTGGCTGGCAAGCTGATAAGCCTGGCTGTAGCCGACCGGTTCCACCAGAATAGCACTGACTTCTTTTTCATGCTTTTCTTCCGGCAAAGGCTTACCCGTCTTTTGAGCGAGTTCCAGGGCCAGTTTATTTTGCTCCTTATGAGCATGGACTTCCCAGACGGATTCAATCGGAGTCAGGATGACCTGATTATAAGGCCCCTGTACATCTTTCAAGATGCCGACTACCGTAAAAGGATGCCCCTTGTGAGATTGCTTACTCTTGGGAAGCAGTCCGTGCGTGGATTCAAATGAGGAGCCGATGGTGAGATGAAGTCTGGAAGCGACATCCTGCCCGATGACGGCTTCAAAAGGTTTTTCAAAGGGTCGTCCTTCCCTGAGGGAAAGCCAGGGCGCTGCATTGGGTGATGCTTTCATCTGAAAGATTGCCTGCGTGGCACCTACGATCCGGTACCCCTTGTAAGAGTCACCAAAGCCAAGCGGAATCGCCGCTTTGACAAGTTTTTCTTTCTTTTGAAGTGCCGTGACTTCTTCGTAAGGAATATTAGGAAGAGGCCGGTCCTGCAGGAAAACAGCGTTCAGGACCAACTGATGCTGGCTTCCGGGCGCACTGACGAGCAGACTGAATGGTTCTGTAGCGAATGTCAGTCCTTTTTGCAGTCCCTCGTGCAGCGTCATCAGAAAGACGCTGACACCGACGGAAAGAGCGATGATAAGGAGCAGCAGGCCTGTCGTGACAGGACGGCGCCGGAGCTGTTTATAGGCTAGCTTCGTGATCATGGCGTCCTCCTTTCGTGAGCGGCAGTCTGTGCTCGAATGCATCAATGACCATGGCATCATGACTTGCGATAAGAAGCATGGCCTCATTCTTGGCAACGTAGTCTTTAAGGAGCTCAATCACAATCTGGCTGTTATCGGCGTCCAGGTTGGCCGTCGGTTCGTCGGCAAGAATGAGCGGTGGTTTCTTGATGAGGGCACGGGCAATGGCTACACGCTGCTGCTCACCCTGGCTTAGTGCATCCGGATACTGGGAAAGAAGTTCCGTAATGCCCATTTGCCGGGACAGTGTTTCCAGACGGGAATTTGCTTCGTCTTTTTCTACACCGGCAAACCAGGCCCCGGTCAGGATATTTTCACGAGCTGACAAGAAGGGCAGCAGATTGAATTTCTGAAAGACATACCCGATACAGACAGCCCGCCAGTGATCAAGCTCCTTTTCATTCTTGCCGCCTGTAATTGCTTTTCCGTTCCAGGCAATCGTTCCTTTTGTCGGATGGATCAGACCGGAAATGCAGTGAAGCAGTGTGGACTTCCCGCTGCCGCTGGGGCCCGTGATGCACCAGGAGCTGCCTTTTTCCGCCTTAAAATGAGGGAGTGATAAAGCGGTAATTGTGGCATGGCCATCTTGATAGACCTGTACCAGATCTGTGATTTCAAGCATGGCATCCTCCTTATTCGACAGATGCACTTAATAACCGAACCTGGCTGACAAAGCCCGTATTATCATCTACATAGCTGCCGATATCAAGCGTACCCGTAACGCTCACTTCCTGATCATAGGGCAGGGCTTCAACGGAACCGTCCACATAGACTACGACTATGTTATAAGGCCAGTCTGCGTCGGTAGAACAGAACGGGCATACAGACATTGGCGTTTCCGTCAGCACAAAAAAGTCAATGCTCGGTTTTAAAGGGGGTGCCATATATCCTGTCATGGTAACCGAAGAGCCGGCAAGTTCATTCAGCTTATCGGAGAAAACTAGTCCCTCCGCGGAAGCACCGGCATACATTTCGGAAAAGTCCATATAAGCTGCAAAGGCCCCCGCAGGGAGGGCCAGTACAGCAACCAAGAGGAGAGAGAGTATTCGTTTTTTAAAGCTCAGAAGAAAACTCATTTCTGAGCACCTTCCTGAGAGGTGAACGGTACTTCCGGAGTTCCTTTGGAGGCATCTACGCCGAGGGCGCGGAGGATACCGAAGAAGACTTCCGTATTATCCATTACACCGTGGAAGTATTCAGATCCAGGACCTTGTGCCATCAGGACTACATCGTCGGCAGAATGGCATTCCTGGGTTTCGCCGGTGGTCGTAGGAATATCGCCTTCGACAAGGCGGGCACCCTGCGGAGCACGCTTCGGGTTAGCGGTCACTTTACCTTTGGCGTCCACCGTAGCAGGTACGGTCGGTTCCTGCTGGAAGCGGTAGTTTTCGTAGTGGTCAGGTGCATTTGCGTACTGTACAGCCAGCGTTACATCAGGATCCGGATTATCCGGGAATCCATCGTGGTTGGCATCGACGAAGGTCGGCCACTTGGCATCGCCGTAGACACGGACAGCTTCACGGCCAACTTTGCCGTTTTCTTCTTTATAAGTACCGGAAATGCTGACACCGTGAGCATGGTCAGCAACGACGATAATCAGGGTGTCATCATTATGCTTCTTTGCATAATCCTGAGCCCATTCAATCGTCTTATCGAATTCGATGGTATCGTACGTAGCACGCTGCCAATCCATCGTATGCAGCTGCTTATCGATAGAACCGCCTTCACTCATGAGGAAGAAACCGTTCGGGTTCTTTTCCAGGACGGATACAGCCTTTTTGGTCATGTCGAGCAGGCCGGGCTGATCCATGAAGCCCTTCAGAACCTTCTTGTTCTTCGGAAGGAATTCACGATCCATGTATACGTTCATATGGCTCATCGTAAAGAGGCCGAGAATCGGCTTGTCACTGTCAAGTGCGTTCAGTTCGGCTTTGGTACCGGCAAATTGATACCCTTTTTCCTTGAATTCGTTGATGAGGTTGCGGTTATCCTTACGCTTGGAACCAGGCGTGGAGAGCGGCAGGAAGAACTGGGCACCGCCGCCCATGACAACTTTCGGCGGATTGTTGCGGTTCAGGTATTCACTGGCAATGTAGTTCTGCTCACCGCGGCGGCGCGTATGGCTCATGACGGCAGCCGGCGTAGCGTCGGTGATGGCAGCAGTGGAAACCATACCATAGGACATCTTCTTACTGCGGGACAGGATTTCTGCCACCGTTTCGACTTTCGGGTCGTCAAGAGGCGTCTTGGTCTTATTTTCATATACACCCATGGCGTTTACGACGGATTTGTTACCAGTCATATAAGCGGACATACTGTTGGCCGAGTCGGTTACGAGGGAATCATAGCCGGAAGTTGTGATGAGAGCCATGTTTGGCATCTTTTCCATGGCAAGCAGGTCATTAAATTTGCCGTCGGACAGGCCTTTCGAAAGGATACGGCCCAGTTCCTTGGCCTGCATACTCATGCCGTCACCGATGAAGAGAATGACGTTCTTTGCTTTTCTTTTGGCTGCTTCTTTCACGACAGTGTAGTTGGCTCTCTTGGAAAGATTGCCGATTACGCCGCTGGCCGTGGCAGAAACTGCTTCAGAACCGGGTTTGGAGAAGGTGACATTATTGATACGGTAGGAGATATGCGTACCGTAGTTTGTGATTGTCGCTTTCTTTCCAAAAACATCTTCGGCATCTTTACCATTGATGGTTACTTTTTGGTTCGTGCTGCCGGTCGGGAATTCCACTTCGAAATCGAAGCGCTGGCCAGCCCACAGTTTAGCGCGGTTTATTGGAAGAATTGTGATGGAATCTTCAGTGACCACACTGCCTCTGGCGTTGTTGTGAAATTCAGCCTGCTGGGAAATCGCTGTCGGTGCGGCAGCGGGAGCGGCGGCCTGGGCCAGGGAGCCAAAGCTCATGGAAAGAGCTCCGACCAGGGAAAGTTGTACAAACACTTTGAGACGACGGTTTACGTTCATAGATTTGCCTCCTACCTTTTGGTTAAGTTCGGAAAAACTTCGTAAAATTAAAGTTTTTCGGGTACATCTTAAGACACGGGTAGTGTACCATGGGTAGTTGGTAAATCCTGAAAAAACGGCGTAAAAACGAAGTAAAAGATTTTTACATAGTGTAAAAAGAAGGTAAAGGGTCTGTCCTTCGGCTGCTATGCTGCGTGTACCTGCCAGCTTTGGTACTGTGACAACAGTTCAATCTATCCATTTCTTTCCTATCTATGGTAAGATACGTATTATATGATTCTGAATATTAGTAAAAAAGTTTTTGAAGTCGAGGAGGAATTTACATGATCCAGGACATTGGTTCCGGTCTTTTTCATAATGAGTTTGGGCATCCTGAGCCGCAGGCTGACGATTGGGTCTTTTCCTTTGAAAATCGGACGGTACTTCTGCGTGAGGGTGCAAAGGGGATTGAAGTGCCCCTCGTACGTGAGCTGCCGGTGGATAAGCAAAACACTGCCAGTCTCCAATTTTTGTTCCGCGTAAACAGGAAAGCTTGTTATCTCTGGTATGAAAAAGAGCCGCTTATGGTAACTTCTTATTCTTACGAAAAGCTGCGTCTTTTACGCAGTGCCCATCCGCAGGATGTCTGTTTTGCCGGTGAAACGGCATTCCAGCTTTATGGCTGGTACCGGGATAATCAATTTTGCGGCCGCTGCGGTAAGCCTATGCACCCGGATAAGGTGGAACGGGCCATGAAATGTGATGCCTGCGGTCATATTGTCTATCCCAAGATTATGCCGGCCGTTATTGTCGGTGTACTCTGGAACGATAAAATCCTGACAACCCGGTATGCAGGGCGGGAATTCAAGGGACGGGCCCTGATTGCCGGATTCTGCGAAATTGGGGAAACCGGGGAAGATACGGTCAGACGTGAGGTCATGGAAGAAGTGGGACTTCGCGTCAAGAATATTCGTTATTTTGCCTCGCAGCCCTGGGGTTTTGAGTCGGATCTTCTCATTGGATACATTTGCGAGGTCGACGGTGACCCGACAATTCATGTCGACCATCAGGAACTTGCCATCGGCGAATGGATGACACGCGAAGCCCTGCAGCAGGAAGAACTTCATACCATCAGCCTGACGGCGACGATACTGGATGCTTTCCGTAAGGGAAAGTTGTAATTGTATGGAGAACAATATTTTTTCGTCGTTTATTTATCTCTGTGGTAAGATAAGACCATATATAATTAGAAGGTGATAGGATGACTGAAACCAGGAAAACAAGAGGAATCGGGGCTGTCATCGCTTTTGGCCTGATTGCTTGTCTTTTGTATGGTCTCGGTGCAGGCATCCGCGGCGATATCGGCATTTTACTGAAACCGCTTTCGGCACACAGCGGCCTCCCTTATGAAGATGTAAGCCTCTGTATAGCTATTATGGAGCTTGTTTTCGGGCTCACTCAGCCTTTTTTCGGGCTCCTGGCTTCCCGTAAGTCCAATCGTCTTGTGCTGGAACTGGGGTCTGTGCTTCTCATTGTCAGTATGGCCGGAATGCTGCTCGTTCATTCCTTTATCGGACTGGCCCTCTTCCTGGGTGTTATTTTCGGCGCCGGGGCCGGTGCCATTTCCTTTGGAATGGTGCTTACTTCTGCCATTCATTTTGTGGGGCCGCAGTACTCGATGCTGCTTGCGGGCATGCTGAACGCTGCCGCGGGTATGGTCAGTTTCTTCTTGTCTCCCGGCATCGTTGCACTGCTGCAGTGGGGCGGTATCCAGACGGCACTCACTGCTCTTGGATTTTTGTGTGCTCTTTTGATTCCGATTACGCTCATCGTAACGAGTCATGATCCAAGAAAGGCAAAAGGAGAGCAGGAAGAAGAATATGTGCCCGTTCGCAAATTCTTTAAAGAGGCCCTGCAAAATCGGACCTATCGTCTGCTGCTTGCCGGGTTTTCAACCTGCGGTTTCCATATGGTCATCATTGAATCACACTTGTTTTCTCAGTTTCTGGCGTTTGGTATTGCCGATTATCTGGCAGGCTGGGCTTTTTCCGTATACGGCATTTCGACCATTACGGGAGCACTCTTATCCGGATATTTGAGCACCCGTCTCCATAAAGGTCATCTCCTTGGATTTTATTATGGCTTTCGTGCCGTGTGGGTACTCGGTTATATTTTCTTTGTCCCGAAAACTTTTGTCACTGCCCTGATTTTTTCTGCCGGGCTTGGCTTCACTGGCGATGCTACCGTATCTCCTACGTCGGGACTTGTTCAGGATAATTTCTCCTTAAGCAAGACAGCAACGCTCATCGGGCTGCTTTTTGCAGGCCACCAGATTGGTGCGTTTTTCAGTGCCTATCTGGGTGGTGTGATTGTCAGTGCGACAGGCGGGTATAGTCTTTTGTGGATTTTTGACATTATTCTTTGTTCCCTGGCTTCTTTTGCTTCACTCCGGATCTGGTAACCTTAAAAAATCTCAAAAAAGTCATCGTATGCCGCCTGTGTGTTGGCTATTTGAACCTCATTTTGTGGTGATTGAATAACTATCGGTTTCTTGCAATCTTTTTCAAGAATCCGTGCAAGTTGATTTCATTACAATTATACTAACCACCCGCCGCTAATCACTATCCACTTTATACACCCTTACTCATTTTCACCTTTTCCCTTGTGTTGTATAATAATTTTAAGAAGCGGAGGTGGGAGTATGGCCGATGCAAAAGCATTGAAAGAAGAACTTTTCTCTTTACTGAAGTCCAAGGGGGCGGCCCTTGTCGGTGCAGGAAGCCTGGAGGGGATTACGCTCAACGAAGGTATGTTTCCGGATGATAATGCCCGTCTGCTTCGTCAGGCTTTTGAAGAAAAGAAACTGAAAATCGGGGTTTCGGTGGCAGTTCCTGTCCCGGCTTCCATCGTCAAAGACCTGAAAACAGCACCTACGAAAGAATATCGTGATGCTTATTTTGCGTTGAATCACGAGCTCGATGAGATTGTTAAAGCAGGTGAGAATTTTCTTTGTACCAAGGGGTTTCTGGCCTTTGCTAATTCCACGGACCGGGTCCACAAAAATGAAGACAACCGGACACCTCTTCCGCATAAGACTGTAGCCACTCGTGCAGGTATCGGGTGGATCGGCAAAAATTGCCTGCTTGTGAC
Proteins encoded in this window:
- a CDS encoding LysR family transcriptional regulator, whose product is MDRALQKYHAFLKTVETGNITKAALELSYSQSSVSKMIADLEKEWDIILFDRGKNGVSLTSDGKALLPAIRSLLASYENLNEQVSELSGLTAGTIRVGLFASAAEEWMPNIIRTFQRDYPQVRYELQLGDYDEIETWIENGTVDCGFLLLPTRSDFYAKWIEDDELVAALPPEHPLTKKEKIAPEDLNGEPFLLLEHGGKTEVSHYLEKYHVTPDVRFTTWDDYAIMAMVEKGLGIGLLHSLILKRMPYHIAIRPLTVPARRQIGIAMKDLHSASKAVQKFLEYIKYRNEIN
- a CDS encoding transposase gives rise to the protein MVKSNNKFISPEIKLNAVKDILEHRSNTYQVAKKLGIRRQNVSVWVMNYKNEGAEAFSPKKGKKTYPLSLMENAVKDYLNGKGSYIQICKKYKIRSPRVLADWVKHYNIHGELDSYAYQERCDKSMKGKASTLEERCKIVKECLESNRDYRSVAEKYGYSYRQVYNWVKRYEKDGNSGLANHQGRPKKKPMDPSHKETKDEELVRLRQKVKDLELEILLLKKLDELTKRNRFR
- a CDS encoding IS3 family transposase translates to MTRNRKQYEAIQEVCEENGASVQKCCAILHVSPSAYYSWRKTPLSLNELINKGICCHILRLHIKYPEAGYRMMADKLREECNIDISDKRCYRLFRKLHIHSQIKWRPKGCTHSRVGKNSPRKAENVLNRKFHADMPDQKWVTDVSEFRLNIPGPVSGTYIVKHLYLSAILDLYDHRIVSYAMSDRNDTPLVMETFRKAFKQNPNAHPLVHTDQGFQYTSNEYLEMAEQYNLTRSMSRTGRCLDNAPMEGFWGMLKRERIYMHTYYSIEELEWDIRDYILYYNTKRTQRKLMRMSPMAFHNFYASAV
- a CDS encoding polysaccharide biosynthesis C-terminal domain-containing protein, producing the protein MKCFSLRLTGSTPAAGLPFLLLYDFGSAIERARGNSKRPLYALIASGVLNVLLNLLLVIVFHLGVAGVAIATDISTAASACVTLYWLSREKGEFRFSLRYLCFQKDAVLGILRIGIPAGVQSGVFCFANLFVQWAINRFGAAAVAGVTVSLNFEYLTYYMIMAFAQTATTFTSQNAAAGEQKRCRNILWICLLQGFILSALISTPTSLKYRYFAGIYSDDPAVIEMAGVRMRLLLFLTPISTFYEVPAGFLRGHGLSVLPAIETITGICILRICWILFVLPSYQTLFMLFIVFPISWIVTTIMMWGSMGYLHHSLKYRPAGQTRVEAAKL
- a CDS encoding ABC transporter permease; translated protein: MITKLAYKQLRRRPVTTGLLLLIIALSVGVSVFLMTLHEGLQKGLTFATEPFSLLVSAPGSQHQLVLNAVFLQDRPLPNIPYEEVTALQKKEKLVKAAIPLGFGDSYKGYRIVGATQAIFQMKASPNAAPWLSLREGRPFEKPFEAVIGQDVASRLHLTIGSSFESTHGLLPKSKQSHKGHPFTVVGILKDVQGPYNQVILTPIESVWEVHAHKEQNKLALELAQKTGKPLPEEKHEKEVSAILVEPVGYSQAYQLASQYQSRKDAMLVFPAQTIVQFFNLMGRGEKMWRPVGSFLMALSILIVVITSYLSTLTRLGEYAVLRALGAREKQIAAIWLWQNTFLIAGGTVLGTCLGLAVYAILAHFLAASTAVTLPISLPPLAIALLAGAVVVGILASLLPMTVLKKKLKVTVGTSL
- a CDS encoding ABC transporter ATP-binding protein, which encodes MLEITDLVQVYQDGHATITALSLPHFKAEKGSSWCITGPSGSGKSTLLHCISGLIHPTKGTIAWNGKAITGGKNEKELDHWRAVCIGYVFQKFNLLPFLSARENILTGAWFAGVEKDEANSRLETLSRQMGITELLSQYPDALSQGEQQRVAIARALIKKPPLILADEPTANLDADNSQIVIELLKDYVAKNEAMLLIASHDAMVIDAFEHRLPLTKGGRHDHEASL
- a CDS encoding alkaline phosphatase gives rise to the protein MNVNRRLKVFVQLSLVGALSMSFGSLAQAAAPAAAPTAISQQAEFHNNARGSVVTEDSITILPINRAKLWAGQRFDFEVEFPTGSTNQKVTINGKDAEDVFGKKATITNYGTHISYRINNVTFSKPGSEAVSATASGVIGNLSKRANYTVVKEAAKRKAKNVILFIGDGMSMQAKELGRILSKGLSDGKFNDLLAMEKMPNMALITTSGYDSLVTDSANSMSAYMTGNKSVVNAMGVYENKTKTPLDDPKVETVAEILSRSKKMSYGMVSTAAITDATPAAVMSHTRRRGEQNYIASEYLNRNNPPKVVMGGGAQFFLPLSTPGSKRKDNRNLINEFKEKGYQFAGTKAELNALDSDKPILGLFTMSHMNVYMDREFLPKNKKVLKGFMDQPGLLDMTKKAVSVLEKNPNGFFLMSEGGSIDKQLHTMDWQRATYDTIEFDKTIEWAQDYAKKHNDDTLIIVVADHAHGVSISGTYKEENGKVGREAVRVYGDAKWPTFVDANHDGFPDNPDPDVTLAVQYANAPDHYENYRFQQEPTVPATVDAKGKVTANPKRAPQGARLVEGDIPTTTGETQECHSADDVVLMAQGPGSEYFHGVMDNTEVFFGILRALGVDASKGTPEVPFTSQEGAQK
- the nudC gene encoding NAD(+) diphosphatase, coding for MIQDIGSGLFHNEFGHPEPQADDWVFSFENRTVLLREGAKGIEVPLVRELPVDKQNTASLQFLFRVNRKACYLWYEKEPLMVTSYSYEKLRLLRSAHPQDVCFAGETAFQLYGWYRDNQFCGRCGKPMHPDKVERAMKCDACGHIVYPKIMPAVIVGVLWNDKILTTRYAGREFKGRALIAGFCEIGETGEDTVRREVMEEVGLRVKNIRYFASQPWGFESDLLIGYICEVDGDPTIHVDHQELAIGEWMTREALQQEELHTISLTATILDAFRKGKL
- a CDS encoding MFS transporter yields the protein MTETRKTRGIGAVIAFGLIACLLYGLGAGIRGDIGILLKPLSAHSGLPYEDVSLCIAIMELVFGLTQPFFGLLASRKSNRLVLELGSVLLIVSMAGMLLVHSFIGLALFLGVIFGAGAGAISFGMVLTSAIHFVGPQYSMLLAGMLNAAAGMVSFFLSPGIVALLQWGGIQTALTALGFLCALLIPITLIVTSHDPRKAKGEQEEEYVPVRKFFKEALQNRTYRLLLAGFSTCGFHMVIIESHLFSQFLAFGIADYLAGWAFSVYGISTITGALLSGYLSTRLHKGHLLGFYYGFRAVWVLGYIFFVPKTFVTALIFSAGLGFTGDATVSPTSGLVQDNFSLSKTATLIGLLFAGHQIGAFFSAYLGGVIVSATGGYSLLWIFDIILCSLASFASLRIW
- a CDS encoding 4Fe-4S binding protein, translated to MADAKALKEELFSLLKSKGAALVGAGSLEGITLNEGMFPDDNARLLRQAFEEKKLKIGVSVAVPVPASIVKDLKTAPTKEYRDAYFALNHELDEIVKAGENFLCTKGFLAFANSTDRVHKNEDNRTPLPHKTVATRAGIGWIGKNCLLVTPQYGCAVRISSLLTNAPLPLNEPIETSRCGSCRRCVEACPAGALKGTLWKEGVERAAIFDWPKCRQKQLERMIAATGIHQALCGLCFAVCPFTQKYLQQNRK